One Streptomyces sp. B21-105 genomic region harbors:
- a CDS encoding CbtB domain-containing protein, translating into MAQHVAQPTPTTPVVPAKLPLKDIAPWAVFFGVLMLVLLYFVGAEQGATSVVSGEGVHEWVHDARHLLGFPCH; encoded by the coding sequence ATGGCGCAGCATGTCGCCCAGCCGACCCCCACCACCCCTGTGGTCCCCGCAAAGCTGCCGCTGAAGGACATCGCCCCCTGGGCGGTCTTCTTCGGCGTCCTGATGCTGGTCCTGCTGTACTTCGTCGGCGCCGAACAGGGCGCCACCTCCGTCGTCTCCGGCGAGGGAGTCCACGAGTGGGTGCACGACGCACGCCACCTTCTCGGCTTCCCGTGCCACTGA
- a CDS encoding CbtA family protein: MNSATVRNLLVRGMLAGLAAGVLALVVAYFLGEPNVDSAIGFEESHAPAHEHEVELVSRGLQSTAGLATGVLVYGVALGGIAALAYCFALGRVGRFTPRATALLLSGAALLTVYVVPFLKYPANPPAVGDHDTIAKRTTLFFLMMVLGVLLAVAAVIAGKRLAPGLGAWYATVVAVVGFTAAIGLAYAFLPAVNEVPADFPAALLWRFRLSSLALQITMWAGFGLAFGELAERLLNPKPAAIPTGTTVTTSR; this comes from the coding sequence ATGAACTCCGCAACGGTAAGAAACCTGCTCGTCCGCGGCATGCTCGCCGGCCTCGCGGCCGGCGTGCTCGCCCTGGTCGTCGCCTACTTCCTCGGTGAGCCGAACGTCGACAGCGCGATCGGCTTCGAGGAGTCCCACGCGCCCGCGCACGAGCACGAGGTCGAACTCGTCTCCCGCGGCCTCCAGTCCACCGCGGGCCTCGCCACCGGCGTCCTGGTGTACGGGGTCGCCCTGGGCGGCATCGCCGCCCTCGCCTACTGCTTCGCGCTCGGCCGCGTCGGCCGCTTCACCCCCCGGGCCACGGCGCTCCTGCTCTCGGGAGCGGCGCTGCTCACCGTGTACGTCGTCCCGTTCCTCAAGTACCCGGCCAATCCGCCCGCCGTCGGTGACCACGACACCATCGCCAAGCGGACCACCCTGTTCTTCCTGATGATGGTGCTCGGCGTGCTCCTCGCGGTCGCCGCCGTGATCGCGGGCAAACGCCTCGCGCCGGGACTGGGCGCCTGGTACGCCACGGTCGTCGCCGTTGTCGGCTTCACCGCCGCCATCGGTCTGGCCTACGCGTTCCTGCCCGCCGTCAACGAGGTGCCGGCGGACTTCCCGGCGGCCCTGCTGTGGCGGTTCCGGCTCTCCTCGCTCGCCCTGCAGATCACGATGTGGGCAGGCTTCGGCCTGGCCTTCGGGGAACTGGCCGAACGGCTGCTGAACCCGAAGCCCGCCGCGATCCCGACGGGAACGACGGTGACCACCTCGCGGTGA
- a CDS encoding ABC transporter substrate-binding protein, whose product MPFARPVRSAVLFLAGALLSTGCGGSATSPASSAATDGPAGGQAAGHPVTLDNCGQRVRIDTPPRRAVSLNQGTTEIMLSLGLGDRMAGTATWTEPLPESLEKANARVPRLADNAPSFEKVLDVEPDFVAASFASTLGKGGVATREQFEKLGVPAYLSPADCAGKDNSGDGDGVRTEPLTMDAVYGEVRDLARVFGVEKRGEILVADLKSRVSRAASGLDAKDVTLLYWFANSQSPYLAGCCGAPGVITREVGAKNVFDDTEEEWPQVNWETVADRDPDVLVIGDLTRKQQTAETAARKIAFLESDPVTRNMTAVRKKRYVLLSGQAMNPTVRTVEGVEKVAAALRAYGLAG is encoded by the coding sequence GTGCCGTTCGCACGTCCCGTCCGCTCTGCCGTCCTGTTCCTGGCAGGCGCCCTCCTGTCGACCGGCTGCGGCGGATCCGCCACCTCCCCCGCCTCCTCGGCCGCCACCGACGGTCCCGCCGGGGGGCAGGCGGCCGGCCATCCGGTCACGCTCGACAACTGCGGACAGCGGGTCCGGATCGACACGCCCCCGCGGCGGGCGGTCTCCCTCAACCAGGGTACGACGGAGATCATGCTCTCCCTCGGGCTCGGCGACCGGATGGCGGGCACCGCCACCTGGACCGAACCGCTGCCCGAGAGCCTGGAGAAGGCAAACGCCCGGGTGCCGCGGCTGGCCGACAACGCACCCTCCTTCGAGAAGGTCCTGGACGTCGAACCCGACTTCGTGGCCGCCTCGTTCGCCTCCACGCTCGGCAAGGGCGGGGTGGCCACCCGCGAGCAGTTCGAGAAGCTCGGGGTGCCGGCCTATCTCTCCCCCGCCGACTGCGCCGGCAAGGACAACAGCGGCGACGGCGACGGCGTCCGCACCGAGCCGCTCACCATGGACGCGGTGTACGGCGAAGTACGCGACCTGGCCCGGGTCTTCGGTGTCGAGAAGCGGGGGGAGATCCTGGTGGCCGACCTGAAGTCCCGGGTGAGCAGGGCCGCTTCGGGACTCGACGCAAAGGACGTCACCCTCCTCTACTGGTTCGCCAACTCCCAGTCCCCCTACCTGGCCGGCTGCTGCGGCGCCCCCGGCGTCATCACCCGCGAAGTCGGTGCGAAGAACGTCTTCGACGACACCGAGGAGGAGTGGCCGCAGGTCAACTGGGAGACGGTCGCCGACCGCGACCCGGACGTCCTCGTCATCGGCGATCTGACCCGTAAGCAGCAGACGGCCGAGACCGCGGCCAGGAAGATCGCGTTCCTGGAGTCCGATCCGGTCACCAGGAACATGACCGCCGTGCGGAAGAAGCGGTACGTGCTGCTGTCCGGGCAGGCGATGAACCCGACCGTGCGCACGGTCGAGGGCGTGGAGAAGGTGGCCGCGGCACTGCGCGCGTACGGCCTCGCGGGATGA
- a CDS encoding ABC transporter ATP-binding protein, protein MTGPAKDNGLRGDRLAYAAGGSLILDGVDLAPRPGTVTGLLGPNGSGKSTLLRLLAGVLAPASGVVTLDGRPLKRVGRRALARRVAVVEQQADSQVALSVLDVVRLGRVPHRRAWGAASAEDEAAVRAALERTGLGDQAGRLWHTLSGGERQRVQVARALAQQPRELLLDEPTNHLDIQHQLALLDLITELGLTSVVALHDLNLAAMYCDRVVVLKQGRAVADGTPQEVLTEALIADVYGVRASLTRDGPDGRPHIRFLGTLPAERNGERRNVARTNVGQGTESS, encoded by the coding sequence ATGACCGGGCCCGCCAAGGACAACGGCTTGCGCGGCGACCGGCTCGCCTACGCGGCGGGCGGCTCGCTGATCCTGGACGGGGTCGACCTCGCGCCGCGCCCGGGGACCGTCACCGGTCTGCTCGGTCCCAACGGTTCCGGCAAGTCCACGCTGCTGCGTCTGCTCGCCGGCGTCCTCGCCCCCGCCTCGGGCGTCGTCACCCTCGACGGCCGTCCGCTGAAGCGGGTCGGGCGGCGGGCGCTCGCCCGGCGGGTCGCCGTCGTGGAGCAACAGGCCGACTCCCAGGTCGCGTTGAGCGTTCTGGACGTCGTACGTCTCGGCCGTGTCCCGCACCGCCGGGCCTGGGGCGCGGCGTCGGCCGAGGACGAGGCGGCGGTGCGTGCCGCGCTGGAGCGGACCGGTCTCGGCGACCAGGCCGGCCGGCTGTGGCACACCCTCTCCGGCGGGGAGCGTCAGCGTGTCCAGGTCGCCCGCGCACTCGCCCAGCAACCGCGGGAGCTGCTGCTGGACGAGCCCACCAACCACCTCGACATCCAGCACCAGCTCGCGCTGCTGGACCTGATCACGGAGCTCGGGCTGACCAGCGTCGTCGCACTGCACGATCTGAACCTGGCCGCGATGTACTGCGACCGGGTGGTCGTCCTCAAGCAGGGCCGGGCGGTGGCCGACGGCACGCCGCAGGAGGTGCTCACCGAGGCGCTGATCGCCGACGTCTACGGGGTGCGGGCCAGCCTCACCCGCGACGGCCCCGACGGCCGCCCGCACATACGCTTCCTGGGCACCCTGCCCGCCGAGCGGAACGGGGAGCGGAGGAACGTGGCGCGGACGAACGTGGGGCAAGGGACGGAGAGCAGCTGA
- a CDS encoding histidine phosphatase family protein, producing MTIRVVLVSPATSSSLRQARFDDGAPIDAAGEALARAAAGTLPAAARVLVSPGVRCGGTAQALGLDALETAELAGLQVGRWRGLTLAEVGAAEPEAVARWLTDPASAPHGGESVRDLCERVARWLEEIPDGAGRTLAVVEPEVVRAAVVHVLGAPAAAFWRLDVPPLTATSVGGRGGRWNLRLGLPLDRAETA from the coding sequence ATGACCATCCGGGTCGTTCTCGTCTCGCCCGCGACGAGTTCGTCGCTGCGGCAGGCCCGTTTCGACGACGGGGCCCCGATCGACGCCGCCGGGGAGGCGCTCGCCCGCGCCGCGGCCGGGACCCTGCCCGCAGCCGCTCGGGTCCTCGTCTCGCCGGGCGTGCGCTGCGGTGGGACGGCGCAGGCGCTCGGTCTCGACGCGCTGGAGACGGCGGAGTTGGCGGGGCTTCAGGTGGGCCGGTGGCGGGGTCTGACGCTCGCCGAGGTCGGCGCCGCCGAGCCGGAGGCGGTGGCCCGCTGGCTCACCGATCCCGCGTCGGCGCCGCACGGCGGCGAGTCCGTGCGGGATCTGTGCGAACGGGTGGCCCGCTGGCTGGAGGAGATCCCGGACGGCGCGGGACGCACCCTGGCCGTCGTCGAGCCGGAGGTCGTACGGGCCGCGGTGGTGCATGTGCTGGGAGCGCCCGCGGCGGCCTTCTGGCGGCTGGACGTCCCGCCGCTGACGGCCACCTCCGTCGGCGGGCGCGGCGGCCGCTGGAACCTGCGGCTGGGACTCCCGCTGGACCGGGCGGAGACGGCCTGA
- a CDS encoding protein kinase domain-containing protein, which produces MQSLRPEDPEQLGPYRLVARLGAGGMGRVYLARSSAGRVVAVKVIRPEMADDNNFRIRFRREVAAAAAVGGAYTAHVVDAAPDDETPWLATDHVPGPTLAEAVAAHGPLPAETVLALGAGIAEALMAVHAEGLVHRDLKPSNVLLAADGPRVIDFGIVRARDGYELTGSGTLFGSLDYMCPEQATGDPMGPEGDVFCLGSVLAFAASGRSPFGGAVGAALLYQVAHGAPDLSLVPEPLDKIIGLCHAKDPVLRIHPDRLSAACAPGGAEQVLTEGWLPAPVAAMVDAHRAAVRDLDRLAPPAADPRPGAAFAPPAPPEGPVAERSELTGQSAYGAPESGSSDGNSYGNGNSCGNGNRYGSGYGSGARNGITSRNEDRNGYANRSGNQGVASRGEGATAVGGAEPPTALARAESFVSPDVPAQVRRQPQAQALTRAESRAETRARSETGYETGYETRSETGYENRSAAQPDARSAAQAETRGQAAEPAKGRSQRPGSTPLPQSASKRSAAPAPAPAPAPSPAHHRAPARTGVARRAVLGATAGAALVAGATLAVRGTPGAEPGTEAARPLGRAPEPTWVYRGGPLLQAPAVFHDGAALVKTRPGDMIGLDVKNGSRPRWVYQGISLSPGPVLLINGAAVALGTGATVIGVDPVGGAEQFTLDFGEDYRFDQLLGGYDDHTVSVLGAKLQRRPGEQGVATSTDSVFGVDIEARQAVVIPIDPQDVGIALQPVLTGEYFVYADGLRNVAVRGTRDGGALRWRHPVGYDLRPGLAVLGQTVFAVGSEVIALELSTGRLRWNTKAERGMYASLGAVGNTVYVTGTDPTGVYAFDAANGSRRWFCETPRLDVDSPVVVGGRAVYVTAFESKDGFYAIDIASGRLLWNFTDGRETGVNRWQVACDAAGHLVAHHFDRVYGLSVT; this is translated from the coding sequence ATGCAGTCACTGCGCCCAGAAGACCCCGAGCAGCTCGGGCCGTACCGGCTCGTGGCCCGGCTCGGCGCAGGCGGCATGGGCCGGGTCTATCTGGCACGGTCGTCGGCCGGCCGTGTCGTCGCGGTCAAGGTGATCCGTCCCGAGATGGCGGACGACAACAACTTCCGTATCCGCTTCCGGCGGGAGGTGGCGGCCGCGGCCGCAGTCGGCGGTGCCTACACGGCACACGTCGTCGACGCCGCACCGGACGACGAGACGCCCTGGCTCGCCACCGACCACGTACCCGGCCCCACCCTGGCCGAGGCGGTCGCCGCGCACGGGCCGCTGCCGGCGGAGACGGTCCTCGCACTGGGCGCGGGCATCGCCGAGGCGCTGATGGCGGTGCACGCCGAAGGGCTCGTGCACCGTGACCTCAAACCGTCCAACGTGCTGCTCGCGGCGGACGGCCCGCGGGTCATCGACTTCGGCATCGTGCGCGCCCGTGACGGCTATGAACTCACCGGTTCCGGCACCCTGTTCGGCTCCCTCGACTACATGTGCCCGGAGCAGGCAACCGGAGATCCGATGGGCCCCGAGGGCGACGTCTTCTGCCTCGGCTCGGTGCTCGCGTTCGCCGCGTCCGGACGCTCGCCGTTCGGCGGGGCGGTGGGCGCGGCGCTGCTCTACCAGGTGGCCCACGGGGCGCCCGACCTGAGTCTGGTGCCCGAACCGCTGGACAAGATCATCGGTCTGTGTCACGCCAAGGACCCCGTCCTGAGGATCCACCCCGACCGGCTCTCCGCGGCCTGCGCACCCGGCGGCGCCGAACAGGTGCTGACGGAGGGCTGGCTGCCGGCGCCCGTGGCCGCCATGGTCGACGCCCACCGGGCCGCCGTGCGGGACCTGGACCGCCTCGCCCCGCCGGCCGCGGATCCGCGGCCCGGGGCTGCCTTCGCGCCGCCCGCGCCGCCCGAGGGGCCCGTCGCCGAGCGGTCTGAGCTCACCGGCCAGTCGGCATACGGCGCCCCCGAAAGCGGCAGCAGCGACGGGAACAGCTACGGAAACGGCAACAGCTGCGGAAACGGGAACAGATACGGAAGCGGATACGGAAGCGGAGCCAGAAACGGCATCACCAGCAGAAACGAAGACCGAAACGGCTACGCAAACCGCAGCGGAAACCAGGGCGTCGCAAGCCGCGGTGAGGGCGCCACAGCCGTCGGCGGCGCGGAGCCCCCCACGGCACTGGCGCGAGCCGAGTCGTTCGTCTCACCGGACGTGCCGGCCCAGGTGCGGAGGCAGCCCCAGGCGCAGGCGCTCACGCGGGCCGAGTCCCGGGCAGAAACCCGAGCCCGATCCGAAACGGGCTACGAAACGGGCTACGAAACCCGATCCGAAACCGGCTACGAAAACCGGTCCGCAGCCCAGCCCGACGCCCGGTCCGCAGCCCAGGCCGAGACACGAGGACAGGCCGCGGAACCGGCCAAGGGGCGTTCGCAGAGGCCGGGTTCGACGCCGTTGCCGCAATCGGCGTCGAAACGTTCCGCCGCACCCGCACCCGCACCCGCACCCGCACCGTCGCCCGCGCACCACCGGGCTCCCGCACGCACCGGAGTCGCCCGGCGCGCGGTCCTGGGGGCCACCGCCGGCGCGGCGCTCGTCGCGGGAGCGACACTCGCCGTCCGCGGAACGCCGGGCGCAGAACCGGGTACGGAAGCCGCGCGTCCGCTCGGCCGGGCACCGGAGCCGACCTGGGTCTACCGGGGCGGACCGCTGTTGCAGGCCCCGGCCGTCTTCCACGACGGCGCAGCCCTGGTGAAGACCCGCCCGGGGGACATGATCGGCCTCGACGTGAAGAACGGTTCGCGGCCCCGGTGGGTGTATCAGGGCATCAGCCTCTCGCCCGGCCCCGTCCTGCTGATCAACGGCGCGGCGGTCGCGCTGGGCACGGGCGCGACGGTGATCGGCGTGGACCCGGTCGGCGGCGCGGAGCAGTTCACCCTCGACTTCGGCGAGGACTACCGGTTCGACCAGTTGCTCGGCGGCTACGACGATCACACCGTCTCGGTGCTCGGCGCCAAGCTGCAGCGCCGGCCGGGGGAGCAAGGGGTGGCGACCTCCACCGACTCCGTCTTCGGCGTCGACATCGAGGCGCGTCAGGCCGTCGTCATACCGATCGATCCGCAGGACGTCGGCATCGCCCTGCAGCCAGTCCTCACCGGCGAGTACTTCGTCTACGCCGACGGACTGCGCAACGTGGCCGTCCGCGGCACCCGTGACGGCGGCGCGCTGCGCTGGCGGCACCCGGTGGGCTACGACCTCAGGCCGGGCCTGGCCGTGCTCGGGCAGACCGTCTTCGCGGTCGGTTCCGAGGTCATCGCCCTCGAGCTGAGCACCGGCAGGCTCCGGTGGAACACGAAGGCGGAACGGGGCATGTACGCCTCCCTCGGAGCCGTCGGCAACACCGTCTACGTCACCGGCACCGACCCCACCGGCGTGTACGCCTTCGACGCGGCGAACGGCTCCCGGCGCTGGTTCTGCGAGACTCCCCGCCTCGACGTGGACAGTCCCGTCGTGGTGGGCGGGCGCGCCGTGTACGTGACGGCCTTCGAGAGCAAGGACGGCTTCTACGCGATCGACATCGCCTCGGGCCGTCTGCTGTGGAACTTCACCGACGGCCGCGAGACCGGCGTCAACCGGTGGCAGGTCGCCTGCGACGCCGCCGGACATCTGGTGGCCCACCACTTCGACCGGGTCTACGGGCTGTCCGTCACCTGA
- a CDS encoding FecCD family ABC transporter permease, which yields MTVADPAAAAAPAVAAREPRHRVRHGPLWAAGLVLLCASVAMAITIGPADIAVGDVWSTVASHLGFGEAGLTPLRDGIVWNLRLPRTLLAAVCGAGLAVCGAVMQSLLRNPLADPFVLGISSGASTGAVVVVVLGAGGGALSVSGGAFLGAAVSFALVLLLSHTLGGATDRVVLAGVAAMQLFSALTSFVVMTAADAETTRGVLFWLLGSLSGADWADVGVGLAVLVAVLLVCTGYATTLDAFAFGQDAAASLGVHVARTRLVLLCATALLTATLVSSAGAIGFVGLVLPHAARALTGPGHTRLLPATALAGAVFLVWVDTLARTVLDPQEVPVGVVTSLIGVPAFVLVLYRTRSAR from the coding sequence ATGACTGTCGCCGACCCGGCGGCCGCCGCCGCGCCCGCGGTGGCGGCACGGGAGCCGCGCCACAGGGTGCGCCACGGGCCGCTGTGGGCGGCCGGCCTCGTGCTGCTGTGCGCGTCCGTCGCCATGGCGATCACCATCGGCCCGGCGGACATCGCCGTCGGGGACGTGTGGTCGACAGTGGCCTCCCATCTCGGCTTCGGCGAGGCCGGGTTGACGCCGCTGAGGGACGGCATCGTGTGGAATCTGCGGCTGCCGCGCACCCTGCTGGCGGCGGTGTGCGGCGCGGGCCTCGCCGTGTGCGGCGCGGTGATGCAGTCCCTGCTGCGCAACCCGCTCGCCGACCCGTTCGTCCTCGGGATCTCCTCCGGCGCCTCGACGGGCGCGGTCGTGGTGGTCGTGCTCGGGGCGGGCGGCGGCGCCCTGTCGGTGTCCGGGGGCGCGTTCCTGGGCGCGGCGGTCTCCTTCGCACTGGTACTGCTGCTCAGTCACACGCTGGGCGGCGCCACGGACCGCGTGGTGCTCGCCGGGGTGGCGGCGATGCAGTTGTTCTCGGCGCTCACCTCGTTCGTCGTCATGACTGCCGCCGACGCGGAGACCACTCGCGGGGTCCTGTTCTGGCTGCTCGGCTCGCTCAGCGGAGCCGACTGGGCGGACGTGGGCGTGGGTCTGGCGGTGCTGGTCGCGGTGCTGCTGGTGTGCACGGGGTACGCGACGACGCTGGACGCCTTCGCGTTCGGGCAGGACGCGGCCGCGTCGCTGGGCGTGCACGTGGCCCGCACCCGGCTGGTCCTGCTCTGCGCCACCGCCCTGCTGACGGCCACTCTGGTCAGTTCCGCGGGGGCGATCGGCTTCGTCGGCCTGGTGCTTCCGCACGCGGCCCGCGCTCTGACCGGTCCAGGACACACCCGGCTGCTGCCGGCCACCGCTCTGGCGGGGGCGGTGTTCCTGGTGTGGGTGGACACCCTCGCCCGCACCGTGCTGGACCCGCAGGAGGTGCCGGTGGGCGTGGTGACCTCGCTGATCGGCGTCCCGGCGTTCGTTCTCGTGCTGTACCGGACCAGGAGCGCGCGATGA